The following are encoded in a window of Longimicrobium sp. genomic DNA:
- a CDS encoding ferritin-like domain-containing protein translates to MGEAGFDLTGALERCRAAEKAQALFYRALAAEAEARGDGVLSERLNELHADEQHHLSRLTARLLELGAAPADLSHLRTDRVALDEWEDAARAREREEVRRYEELAAAALDGHTAGVVREILETERHHAEELGGKWTTA, encoded by the coding sequence ATGGGTGAAGCGGGATTCGATCTGACCGGGGCTCTCGAACGGTGCCGCGCGGCCGAGAAGGCGCAGGCGCTCTTCTACCGCGCGCTGGCGGCCGAGGCCGAGGCGCGCGGCGACGGCGTGCTCAGCGAGCGGCTGAACGAGCTGCACGCCGACGAGCAGCACCACCTGTCGCGGCTCACCGCGCGGCTGCTGGAGCTGGGCGCCGCGCCGGCCGACCTCTCGCACCTGCGCACGGACCGCGTCGCGCTGGACGAGTGGGAGGACGCCGCCCGCGCGCGCGAGCGGGAGGAGGTGCGGCGCTACGAGGAGCTGGCCGCCGCGGCGCTCGACGGCCACACCGCGGGCGTGGTGCGCGAGATCCTGGAGACGGAGCGGCACCACGCCGAAGAGCTGGGGGGGAAGTGGACGACCGCCTGA
- a CDS encoding asparaginase, translated as MAEHAPAPLPRVLLLATGGTISMRRDAQAGGAIPQLSGREILDAVPGIERVAQVEVREFGRYPGPHMTPERMWELRAAILDALAEGVDGIVVTHGTDTIEETAYLLDRSLPPETPVVITGAMRNSSELSWDGPANLMSAVEVAAAPEARGRGTMVVMDEEIVQGAEVVKTHTEQAGTFRSPNWGPLGITDKARALFYRESRRRPTLAPRRPVTPVDLIKIVAGADSRLLEASLETGAHGVVLEALGRGNVPPAVVPGIQRWVDAGKPVVVASRSQRGRVLDTYAYEGGGHQLREMGAIFADHLSGQQARIELMLALGVHSGDVERVRATIEGDRYEE; from the coding sequence GTGGCTGAGCACGCTCCCGCGCCGCTGCCTCGCGTGCTGCTGCTGGCCACCGGCGGCACCATCTCCATGCGGCGCGACGCACAGGCGGGCGGCGCGATCCCGCAATTGTCCGGGCGCGAGATCCTGGACGCCGTGCCCGGGATCGAGCGGGTCGCCCAGGTGGAGGTGCGCGAGTTCGGGCGCTACCCGGGCCCGCACATGACGCCCGAGCGGATGTGGGAGCTGCGCGCCGCCATCCTGGACGCCCTGGCGGAAGGGGTGGACGGGATCGTGGTGACGCACGGCACCGACACCATCGAGGAGACGGCGTACCTGCTGGACCGCTCGCTCCCGCCCGAGACGCCCGTCGTCATCACCGGGGCCATGCGCAACTCGTCGGAGCTGTCGTGGGACGGCCCGGCCAACCTGATGAGCGCGGTGGAGGTGGCCGCCGCCCCCGAGGCGCGCGGGCGCGGGACCATGGTGGTGATGGACGAGGAGATCGTGCAGGGCGCCGAGGTGGTGAAGACGCACACCGAGCAGGCCGGCACCTTCCGCTCGCCCAACTGGGGCCCGCTGGGGATCACCGACAAGGCGCGCGCGCTCTTCTACCGCGAGAGCCGGCGCAGGCCCACGCTGGCGCCGCGCCGGCCGGTGACTCCCGTGGACCTGATCAAGATCGTGGCGGGCGCCGACTCGCGGCTGCTGGAGGCGAGCCTGGAGACGGGGGCGCACGGGGTGGTGCTGGAGGCGCTGGGGCGGGGGAACGTCCCCCCGGCGGTGGTCCCCGGCATCCAGCGCTGGGTCGACGCGGGGAAGCCGGTGGTGGTGGCCTCGCGCTCGCAGCGGGGGCGCGTGCTCGACACCTACGCCTACGAGGGCGGCGGCCACCAGCTGCGCGAGATGGGCGCCATCTTCGCCGACCACCTCTCGGGCCAGCAGGCGCGCATCGAGCTGATGCTGGCGCTCGGCGTCCACTCCGGCGACGTGGAGCGCGTCCGCGCCACCATCGAAGGCGACCGCTACGAGGAGTAG